From the Croceicoccus marinus genome, the window GCGCCGTTGTTGCTGGTGCGCTGATCATCATCATCACCACCTTGGCCGCCATGACCTCCGTGTCCACCGTGCATGAACATGTGGAGCAGCGGGCAGGCCAGCAAGAGCAAAGCCCAGGGAAGTATGCTGAGCGCGTGAACCCTATGCTCGGTAAGCAGGAAATACCCCGCA encodes:
- a CDS encoding DUF2933 domain-containing protein — protein: MPIVFLGFAAIAGYFLLTEHRVHALSILPWALLLLACPLLHMFMHGGHGGHGGQGGDDDDQRTSNNGANPVRDRHSGHKVTDSSARRR